The sequence below is a genomic window from Saccopteryx leptura isolate mSacLep1 chromosome 3, mSacLep1_pri_phased_curated, whole genome shotgun sequence.
AATGTGTGAAGTGTAACcgaaaaactaaattaaaaaaaaaaatttatttattgatttttagagagagaggagtgagaaagagagagagagaagggggaggagcaggaagcatcaactcccgtatgtgccttgaccaggcaagcccagggttttgaaccggcaacctcagtgttccaggtcaatgctttatcccactgcgccatcacaagtcaggcagagaaactaaatttttaatttaattttatttatttttttaatgtattttttatccttttatttatttatttattttttacagggacagagagtcagagagagggatagatagggacagacagacaggaacggagagagatgagaagcatcaatcatcagtttttcgttgcgacaccttagttgttcattgctttctcatatgtgccttgaccgtgggccttcagcagaccgagtaaccccttgcttgagccagcgaccttgggtccaagctggtgagctttttgctcaagccagatgagcctgcgctcaaactggtgacgtcgaggtctcgaacctgggtcctccacatcccagtctaacgcgctatccactgcgccactgcctggtcaggcaaatttttttttttcaaatttttaattttcaataactACATGTGGCTAGAGGCTGCCTTAGTGGACAGCACGAGTATAGAACATGCCATCATCTCAGAAAGTTCTCCTGAACGGTGCTGTTCTGAAGATTTTCAAGCCCATTTGATTCCAGTCCCTTAGAATTCAATATTCATTCTAActtaaattttgatttaatttgcctgacctgtggtggcgcagtgggtaaagcattgacttggaatgctgaggtcaacggGTTCAAACCCCGGACTCACCTGGacaaggtacataggagaagcagcaactacgagttgatgctttctgcacctttaccacctttctctctctcttctctctaaaatcaataagtaaaatctttttcttttttttttgtgtgtgacagagacagagggacagatagggatagacagacaggaagggagagagatgagaagcatcaattcttcgttgtgtcaccttagttgttcattgattgctttctcatatgtgccttgaccggggggctacagcagaccgagtgaccccttgctcaagccagcgaccttaggtccaagctggtgagccttgctcaaaccagatgagcctgcattcaagctggcaacctcggggtttcgaacctgggtcctccgcgtcccagttcaatgctctattcactgtgctactgcctggtcaggcagtgagtaaaatctttaaaaaacaagcaaaaacaaaatgaaaaacacccaaggcacatacaagaagcaactatgagttgatgcttcccactcgtctctctcctctctctttaaaatcaataaatttgatttaattttgtttactGGATGGCTAACTGGATGCAAAACTCCAAAGAGGATTACTTTTATAAGTCTAAGTGCATGGATCTTGCGTCTAGGTGAGTGGATGCCCTGGCCTCCCACGCATGTGTCCCCATGACACAGGCCCTCCCTCCTGTCTTGGGCTGTCACCACACCTGGGGTAGGATCTCTTGGGCCAGTTCTCGTGCCCGGTGGTAGGCAGCATTGCCCTCCTCATTCTGGGCCACAGCATGATTCACCAGCCCCAGGGCTTGGGCCTGCGCCCCACTCAGCCGTCGGCCCGTGAAGATGAGCTCCTTCGCCAGGGCCACCCCCAGGCATCGAGGCAGCCTCTGAGTCCCTCCTGCCAGGGTGGAATGGAGGTGGTAGGTCAGTATGGGCAGTGGGAGTAGAGAAGGCCTGGCTGGGAGTCAGCCAAGGCTTCTCAGAAGCAGAGTCTGAGTTAGGATAGAAGGGCAGAGCCCAGAAAACAGGAACAAAAGGGCGGGCACAGCAGGGAAATACCGTGGGCAGAGGAATTGGGCAGGTGGAGGAGGATGGGTGCTGTGGGTGATGTTACCTGCTCCTGGGAAGAGCCCTCGGGTGGTCTCGATCAGCCCCATGACAGCTGAGGAAGCTGCATAAACAGAGTGAAGCCCCCATCCTCTCCTTAGGTTCAATCCTTGGGAAGAAATGACACTCACCTCCGGGCTGTGCTCACCTCTTTGGCCACCCACTTCCAGCATGGTTTGTCCACAAACAGACTTCTCCAGACTCTGCCTTTGGAAGAGCCCAGCCTGCAGGTCAGGAGGCCTAGGACTTTATCCTACCATCCCCACTGGGGTCTGGGCTGAGGAGTGTGCATTACCAGACAAGTCTCTTACTCTTTCTGAACCTCATAGGTGAAAAAGAGATGATTACCCCTCTTCTGGCTGCTTCAATGAGCTGCATAGGATCAAATGAAGTTTTGGTGCTTGAAAGGGTTCCTGCAAGGTGCCTAATACCTGTTTTGGATTAACAGATTCTCTGTCTCACAGACCCTTAGCTATGGCCTAGCCTAGAATGTCCATGACTCTCGCTCCCACCATGGTTTTTCATCCCAGCTTTTCACTGTTCTAAAATGTCCTGTGTTCATTCCACATTCTTCTTTTGCAGTCTGCTTTCTCTGGGAAGCACTCCTTGAGTGTTCCACTCCATAGGTGTCTCTTCTAAATCCCCTCTGGCCATCTGAATCCTGCAGTGTGGGCAGAAGGGAATGGCCATCACTCCTCCTTGTGAGGGGTTCTCCCCTCACTCCTATTGTCAAAACCCTACAAGTTAGTTGCCTTCAATATGGGTAAGGTGAGAAGCAGAGTTGGggttctcacctgaccaggtatGTTGTGCCTCCTCTTTGACATGCATTATTTAGATATAAGCTACCTCTATGGATGAAGTTACATGTTCTGGTGTGGCAGGAGAAGGCCTTGAAGGGAGTTGTAGCACCATGATGGCACTCCAACTTTTTGTAAACTGCCTTCAAGAAGGGtgcacttagcctgaccaggcgatggcgcagtggatagagcatcagactcggatgcggaggacccaggtttgagaccccgaggtcaccagcttgagcgcagactcatctggtttgagcaaagctcaccagcatggacccaaggtcgctggcttgagcaaggggttagtcagtctgctgtagccccctggtcaaggcacatatgagaaagcaatcaatgaacaactaaagtgctgcaacaaaaaactgatgattgatgcttctcatctctctcccttcctgtctgtctatccctctctctgactgtctctgtaaaaaaaaaagaagggtgcaCTTAACTGCAAGCCAGGTTAAAGCATGATCAGGTATCCTTATTGCCTCCTTCCACTTGTCAAAGTTTAGTTACCTGGAGCAGTGAACCAGAAGGCAATGTACCTGCCCAGGTGTGTTTGTGTTAGCCGGGCTGATGACAAACTGTCCCTATGGCTTGGACATAACTGGAAGGTTAAACAAATAATCTTGTTCcctttctgtgtgtttttttctgtccTGTCAGGGTTTGCTTTGAGATTGATAGATACACTCCGAAAGTGAGAGAAGCTGGTACCTAGAGGTGATCTGGCTTACAGCAGTCGGGGACTGGACCCTTCACTCTGGGTATACCTTGCCTTTAGATCTGCTGTTGGCTGGAATGCCAAGAGCAGTGGCTGACTTCACAGAATCCCCGGACTCACCGGTTTCCCTCATCCTTTCCTCCCACCCTATCCCACCTCTCCCTGCCCAGTACCTGCCACTCGGAGGTCACAGGCCAGGGCAAGTTCCAGGCCTCCACCCAAGGCATACCCATCTATAGCCGCGATGGTGGGTGTAGGGAAGGCCGCTGTGGAGAGGAAGAAGGGCTCAGCCTGTGAGGCTCTGGCAGGGTCAGGACAGGGAGTCCGGATTGGAGAGGGGCCAGGTGATTAGGACAGAGGGCCTTACTGGTCTCAGATTTGGGGGCCTCACATGGTACCTTGGCCAGGTTATTTTAGAAGTTGGTTTTTCTAACAGGGAAATTTGTGGGACCGGTTTAGGAACCAGAGTGGGGAGATGGGCTGGATGAAATACTGTTCAGGACCCTCCCTGCTGGCCTAGCCATTCTGCTCTCCCGTCTTGTTCTGTGTGCCAAgacctgtgctgggtgctgggaacACAAAATTGAATCAGACATGAGGAAGACAGACCCAGGGTGATTGGTGCTCTGTTAAAGGAAGCTGGGAGAATGggtccaggaaggcttcctggaggaggaggtacTAATGGTCTTAAAGGATGAGTATAAAGTTCAGGTGGCGAAGGAGGGATACTCCAGGCAAATGGAACAATTGTCAAAGCCTGGAAGTATGCTTGGTGAAAGCTGGCTCTGCTGGATTAGCTGCTTGaaccctgaggtcatgggttAGGAGGTGGGGGTCAAAACCAACAGGGCACAAAGACTGAAAAACTAGAGCCCCATGTGAAGGAAGTGCCCTCTACACCCTCTTGTCACTCTCCTCTTTGTACAATTCCTTATGCCCATCTTCCCTGGAAGTCATTTCTCTCTCCATAGAGCTCACCAGAAACTGTCCCCTCTTTAGaggatggtgggtgggtgggtggggttggGATCAGCAGGGCCCCTGAATGCCCTCCGCCACCCCATTCCAGGACCCTCACCAATCTCATTCATCAGGCCTCGGAGCCGCTGGGTACAGACCCCCACCTCGGCCTCGTTCATCTGCTCCCGCTCCTTCAGGTCTGCACCTGCGGATGAGGGGTTGGTGACAGTCCTTGGGAAATAACCCGTTACTGAGTCCTAGGCTATTTAAGGTTCCAGCAAAGGAGTCTTGAGGGGAAGcagccagagaggagggagaaacacCAGGAAGCACTTGACCAAGGAAGCcaaggaggaaaaggggggggggggacaaaaaaGGAGAGGTGCTATAACAGAAAAATTGAACTTaccaaaattaaaactttgtGTATCAAggagtgaaaagacaacccacagtgTGGTAGAAAATGTTGGCAAAGGACatttctgataagggattaacaaTATCTAGGATATAAAAAGAcctcctacaactcaacaacaaaaaacaccacaaaggcctgacctgtggtggcgcagtggataaagcatcgacctggaaatgctgaggtcgccggttcgaaaccctgggcttgcctggtcaaggcacatatgggagttgatgcttccagctcctcccccccttctctctctctgtctctcctctctctctttctgtctcccccctcctctctaaaatgaataaaaacaaacaaacaaacaaaaataccataaagGACAAAGAGTTGAAAGACTTCCCTCCAAAGATAAACAGAaggccaataagcacataaaaagatgcttaacatcattagtcattagggaaatgcaaatcaaaacttacAATTAACATTCaacacccattaggatggctattataacAACAGCAGCAGACAACAAGTGTGGACATAGAGAACCTTGGTGCATTGCTGTTGggattataaaacataaaacgaTACATTGCTGTAGAAAATAACATTggtgatttctttaaaaagttaaatgtaaaattGCTATGAACCAATAATTCACTCCTAAGGATATAGCCAAAAGAGGGGAAAGCTTGGACACAAACAGATACTTGCACACCAGTGTTCACAgaagcactattcacaatagccaaaaggtataAACAATTCAATGTCCTCCGATGGACGGATTAAAAAGGTGTgtatatacataatggaatatgaTTCAAGCATAAAAAGAAGTGATGTTCTCATTCATGCTGCAACATGGAAGAATCTTGAGGACTTTATAGTaactaaaataagccagacacagaaagacaaatatgtgaTTCCACTTGGACGAGGTACCTAGAGTAGGCATATTCATAGAACTAGAAAGTAGACCAGACtgtgacctgtggaggcgcagtggataaagtgacaaccagaatgctgaggttgcctgtttgaaaccctgggcttgcctggtcaaggtatatatgggagttgatgcttcgtgctcctcaccttccctctctccctccctccctctctctccctctctctctctctctcctctctaaaataaataataataataataataataataataataataataataaagaccagaggcTACCAGGGCTGGGGGAAAGTGGGAATGGGAAGGGATTACTTAATGGGCactgagttgtgttttttttttcttttgattcagtgagaggagcctgaccaggcagtggtgtagtggatagagcatccgactgggatgcagaggacccaggttcgagaccccgaggtcgccagcttgagcacaggctcatctggtttgagcaaagctcaccagcttggacccaaggttgctggcttgagcaaggggttacttggtctgctgaaggcccatggtcaaagcatatatgagaaagcaatcaatgaacaactaaggtgtcgcaacaaaaaactaatgattgatgcttctcatctctctccgttcctgtctgtctgtccctatctgactctttctctgtctctgtaaaaaaaaaaagtttatgattcagtgagaggagggaaagtaGAGACAGTCTGCCACATGTGCTTGGACCCggatctatctggcaagcccactaggagacgatgttctgcccatctggggtcttgatttgttgctcagcaaccaagctcttcttagtgcctgaggcagaggccatggagccattctcagtgccctgggccaactcattcccattgagccatggctgcaggaggggaagagagagaaagagagagagagagagagaaagagagagatgcaagagggggaggggtggagaagcagatgggtgcttctcctgtgtgccctggttgggaagcaaatctgggtcttccacatgccaggccgatgctctaccactgagcaaactggccagggccaagttcctTATGTAATGATGAAAAATTCCTGGAAATGAAGAGTGATGATAGTTGCATAAcctgtgaatgtacttaatgccactgaattttacacttaaaaaatagttaagcctgaccaggtggtggcgcagtggatagagtgtcggactgggatgcggaggatccaggttcaagaccccaaggtcgccagcttgagcgcaggctcatctggtttgagcaaagttcatcagcttggacccaaggtcgctggcttgagcaaggggttactcgggctgctgtagccccacagtcaaggcacataggagaaagcaatcaataagcaactaaggtgtcgcaaggaaaaactaatgattgatgcttctcatcagtctctgttcctgtctgtctgtccctatctgtccctctctctgagtctctctctctgtgtctgtaaaaaaaaaaaaaaaaaaaaaaaaggtaaaatgtaaattttatgtaatgtATATACttaccataatttttaaattatacaaaataataaaattgatttgGTCCCCAGTATTATTGTATAATAACTGACATGCATCACAGTATAATtggttatgttttttaaaaatttttatttattgattttaatgagagaggaagggagagagagacaggaacatctatctgttcctgtatgtgtcctgaccagggatcaaaggcAACTAGTGTGCTTCTGGTCGATGtttcaaccaaccaagctgtccagccagggctggttatgttttttaaaagagtgaGGGGTCAGGTAAGATGAGGGAACTGAAAAGTGAACGGAGGACACAGTGGCATGGAGGTGGGCAAGGATGTTGGTGAGAGTAGTGACGCTGGTGAGGTCACCAAAAGCCATATGGTAGAAGGATGAAGTGGGAGTAGAGGGTGAATATAGTTCCTTCCAGTCCTAGACTACCAAGTCAGAGCTGAGAGAGCCCttggaaaccttttttttttttttttcagagacagggagagtgtcagagagagagagatagacagggacagacagacaggaatggagggatgagaagcatcaatcattagttttttgttgcacattgtgacaccttagttgttcattgattgctttctcatatgtgccttgaccgcgggccttcagcagaccaagtaacccttgctcgaggcagtgaccttgggtccaagctggtgagctttgctcaaaccagatgagctcgcgctcaagctggtgacctcggggtctcgaacctgggtcctctgcatcccagaccgacgctctatccactgcaccactgcctggtcaggcggaaaccTTTGATTAGTTCCAGCCCCTCAGTgatagatggagaaactgaggcccagggaatgGCAGGGATTCCGGAGCAAGCTGTGGGTAGATGCAGACCTTTGGCAACCTGTCTATTTCCCTGTGCTAATCTGGGATAGTGGGATTACAGAGGCATGGAGTGACCTTGCTAGAGGAGGTCAGACAGAGGTAGAAATTCAGGAAGAGGCCAGGGCATGATGAGAACCTCAGTCAGGGCAACTGGGTCCAGCAGACCCGTCTGCATGCTCGTCCTGCCAGGGCAGACTCCAAGCTGGGCATGAAGATCCCAACAGCCAACAGCTCAGATCTAGGGACTGAGCCACATCCCCTCAGAAACTCCTGAAAATAACATTCCTTTCATCCTATCCCTCTATGACCACTTCCCGCTTCCCCAGTGACCGGCATTACCCTCTCCCCGACCCTCCCAG
It includes:
- the ECHDC2 gene encoding enoyl-CoA hydratase domain-containing protein 2, mitochondrial isoform X1, encoding MQRALISALRLTRPRTPISARRRASVGAARAPEIQVRALAGADKGITEILMKRPHACNALGNVFVSELLEALAQLRDDQQIRVLLFRSGVKGVFCAGADLKEREQMNEAEVGVCTQRLRGLMNEIAAFPTPTIAAIDGYALGGGLELALACDLRVAGLNLRRGWGLHSVYAASSAVMGLIETTRGLFPGAGGTQRLPRCLGVALAKELIFTGRRLSGAQAQALGLVNHAVAQNEEGNAAYHRARELAQEILPQAPIAVRLSKVAIDRGMEVDIASGMAIEGICYAQNIPTRDRLEGMAAFREKRPPRFVGE